One genomic region from Streptomyces sp. Li-HN-5-11 encodes:
- a CDS encoding M67 family metallopeptidase, with the protein MLTITQALYDQIVAHARQDHPDEACGVVAGPVGAGRPERFIPMLNAARSPTFYEFDSQDLLKLYREMDDRDEEPVVIYHSHTATEAYPSRTDISYANEPGAHYVLVSTADTDGAGDFQFRSFRIVEGEVTEEEVKVVEAY; encoded by the coding sequence ATGCTGACCATCACCCAGGCCCTCTACGACCAGATCGTCGCCCACGCGCGCCAGGACCACCCCGACGAGGCGTGCGGCGTCGTCGCCGGTCCGGTGGGCGCCGGCCGCCCGGAGCGGTTCATCCCCATGCTGAACGCGGCCCGCTCGCCGACGTTCTACGAGTTCGACTCGCAGGACCTGCTCAAGCTGTACCGCGAGATGGACGACCGCGACGAGGAACCGGTGGTCATCTACCACTCCCACACCGCGACCGAGGCCTACCCCTCCCGCACGGACATCTCCTACGCCAACGAGCCGGGCGCGCACTACGTCCTGGTCTCCACGGCGGACACCGACGGGGCCGGCGACTTCCAGTTCCGCTCGTTCCGCATCGTGGAAGGCGAGGTCACGGAGGAGGAGGTCAAGGTCGTGGAGGCCTACTGA
- a CDS encoding nicotinamidase, with the protein MRRALIVVDVQNDFCEGGSLAVAGGADVAAAITELIGQAPAGYRHVVATRDHHIAPGGHFADNPDYVRSWPAHCVAGTEGVGFHPNFAPAVASGAIDAVFDKGAYAAAYSGFEGVDENGVPLAGWLRAREIDEVDVVGIATDHCVRATALDAAKEGFRTQVLLDLTAGVAAETTERALEEMRQAGVELTGKPVVA; encoded by the coding sequence ATGCGCCGCGCCTTGATCGTCGTTGATGTGCAGAACGACTTCTGCGAGGGGGGCAGTCTCGCCGTGGCGGGGGGTGCCGACGTCGCCGCCGCGATCACCGAGCTGATCGGGCAGGCGCCCGCCGGTTACCGGCACGTGGTGGCGACCCGCGACCACCACATCGCGCCCGGCGGCCACTTCGCCGACAACCCCGACTACGTCCGCTCCTGGCCCGCGCACTGCGTCGCGGGCACGGAGGGCGTCGGCTTCCACCCGAACTTCGCCCCCGCGGTCGCCTCCGGCGCGATCGACGCCGTCTTCGACAAGGGCGCCTACGCGGCGGCCTACAGCGGCTTCGAGGGCGTCGACGAGAACGGCGTGCCCCTGGCCGGCTGGCTCAGGGCCCGGGAGATCGACGAGGTGGACGTGGTCGGGATCGCCACGGACCACTGTGTGCGCGCCACCGCCCTGGACGCCGCGAAGGAGGGCTTCCGCACCCAGGTCCTGCTGGACCTGACCGCCGGAGTGGCCGCCGAGACCACGGAACGGGCCCTGGAGGAGATGCGCCAGGCCGGCGTCGAGCTCACGGGCAAGCCGGTCGTCGCGTAG
- a CDS encoding immune inhibitor A domain-containing protein: MTRRNWAFRTAAIGVALAAATATFSTFAVAEAATTGGSASVDRHDPQPAGQQTHDLDGPLSKTQDAQRQEALSEVIAGKTKVQDRNGSKVVQLKSRKGDGKYVELGREKTDRIFTILVEFGDKADPKYGGTPGPLHNQIAAPDRKKDNSTAWQKDYNQQHFQDLYFGTGKKSESLKKYYETQSSGRYSVDGEVTDWVKIPYNEARYGNNACGSTTCPTVWNAVSDGVNAWVAQQKAAGRTDADIKADLAKYDQWDRYDYDGDGNFNEPDGYIDHFQIVHAGEDESAGGGVQGTDAIWAHRWYAFGTDAGATGPDYNKLGGTQVGNTGIWVGDYTMQPENGGLGVFAHEYGHDLGLPDEYDTDGGENSTGFWTLMSSGSWLGRGEDAIGDLPGDMNAWDKLQLGWLNYDTAKAGVKSWHKLGLAEYNTKYRQALVVSLPDKAVTTRIVNPAQGATQWWSGSGNNLKNTLTRTVDLTGRKSATLTLDGWYDIEANYDYLYAEVSTDGGANWTALDGTVDGQAIPRDGSDKPALTGSVDGYKKLAYDLDAYAGQKVQLRFRYQTDGGVALKGFAADEITVTADGSPLFSDNAESADPAWTASGFSRIGGSFTKDYKQYYIAENRQYVSYDTTLKTGPYNFGFSKTRPDWVEHYAYQNGLLIWKWDTSEADNNTSAHPGTGLILPIDSHPAPLKWSDGTLMRNRIQAYDSPFSLYRTDGMTLHNADVATKIRSSKGVPVFNDHTSTYYDASNPAAGVKITDTNTKIKITKEAKDGSTIELEVGSAVK; the protein is encoded by the coding sequence GTGACACGCAGAAACTGGGCGTTCAGAACGGCCGCGATCGGTGTCGCCCTCGCGGCGGCCACCGCCACGTTCTCGACGTTCGCCGTCGCGGAGGCAGCCACCACAGGCGGCTCCGCCTCCGTGGACCGGCACGACCCGCAGCCGGCCGGGCAGCAGACGCACGACCTCGACGGACCGCTGAGCAAGACCCAGGACGCCCAGCGCCAGGAAGCCCTGAGCGAGGTCATCGCCGGCAAGACCAAGGTCCAGGACCGCAACGGCTCCAAGGTCGTCCAGCTCAAGAGCAGGAAGGGCGACGGCAAGTACGTCGAACTGGGCCGGGAGAAGACCGACAGGATCTTCACCATCCTGGTCGAGTTCGGGGACAAGGCCGACCCCAAGTACGGCGGCACCCCCGGCCCCCTGCACAACCAGATAGCCGCGCCGGACCGCAAGAAGGACAACTCGACGGCCTGGCAGAAGGACTACAACCAGCAGCACTTCCAGGACCTCTACTTCGGCACCGGCAAGAAGTCCGAGTCGCTGAAGAAGTACTACGAGACGCAGTCCTCGGGCCGCTACTCGGTCGACGGCGAGGTCACGGACTGGGTCAAGATCCCCTACAACGAGGCCCGTTACGGCAACAACGCCTGCGGCTCCACCACCTGCCCGACCGTGTGGAACGCCGTCAGTGACGGCGTGAACGCCTGGGTGGCCCAGCAGAAGGCGGCCGGCCGCACCGACGCCGACATCAAGGCGGACCTCGCCAAGTACGACCAGTGGGACCGCTACGACTACGACGGCGACGGCAACTTCAACGAGCCCGACGGCTACATCGACCACTTCCAGATCGTGCACGCCGGCGAGGACGAGTCCGCGGGCGGCGGCGTCCAGGGCACCGACGCGATCTGGGCGCACCGCTGGTACGCCTTCGGCACCGACGCCGGCGCCACCGGCCCCGACTACAACAAGCTCGGCGGCACCCAGGTCGGGAACACCGGCATCTGGGTCGGCGACTACACCATGCAGCCGGAGAACGGCGGACTCGGCGTCTTCGCCCACGAGTACGGCCACGACCTCGGCCTGCCGGACGAGTACGACACCGACGGCGGCGAGAACTCCACCGGCTTCTGGACCCTGATGTCCTCCGGTTCCTGGCTCGGCCGCGGCGAGGACGCCATCGGCGACCTGCCCGGCGACATGAACGCCTGGGACAAGCTGCAGCTGGGCTGGCTCAACTACGACACGGCCAAGGCCGGCGTGAAGTCCTGGCACAAGCTGGGCCTGGCCGAGTACAACACCAAGTACCGGCAGGCGCTGGTCGTCTCGCTGCCCGACAAGGCGGTCACCACCCGGATCGTCAACCCGGCGCAGGGCGCGACCCAGTGGTGGAGCGGCAGCGGCAACAACCTCAAGAACACGCTGACCCGGACCGTCGACCTGACCGGCAGGAAGTCGGCCACGCTCACGCTCGACGGCTGGTACGACATCGAGGCGAACTACGACTACCTCTACGCCGAGGTGTCGACCGACGGCGGCGCCAACTGGACCGCCCTGGACGGCACGGTGGACGGCCAGGCCATCCCGCGCGACGGCAGCGACAAGCCGGCGCTGACCGGCTCGGTCGACGGCTACAAGAAGCTGGCGTACGACCTCGACGCCTACGCGGGCCAGAAGGTCCAGCTCCGCTTCCGCTACCAGACGGACGGCGGCGTGGCGCTGAAGGGCTTCGCGGCGGACGAGATCACGGTGACCGCGGACGGTTCGCCGCTGTTCTCCGACAATGCCGAGAGCGCGGACCCGGCCTGGACGGCGAGCGGGTTCTCCCGCATCGGCGGGTCCTTCACCAAGGACTACAAGCAGTACTACATCGCCGAGAACCGCCAGTACGTGTCGTACGACACCACGCTGAAGACCGGCCCGTACAACTTCGGCTTCTCCAAGACCCGTCCGGACTGGGTGGAGCACTACGCGTACCAGAACGGCCTGCTCATCTGGAAGTGGGACACCTCCGAGGCCGACAACAACACCAGCGCCCACCCCGGCACCGGTCTGATCCTCCCGATCGACTCACACCCGGCCCCGCTGAAGTGGTCCGACGGCACTCTGATGCGCAACCGCATCCAGGCCTACGACTCGCCGTTCAGCCTCTACCGCACCGACGGCATGACGCTGCACAACGCGGACGTCGCGACGAAGATCAGGTCGTCGAAGGGGGTGCCGGTCTTCAACGACCACACCAGCACCTACTACGACGCCTCGAACCCGGCGGCCGGTGTCAAGATCACTGACACCAACACCAAGATCAAGATCACCAAGGAGGCCAAGGACGGCTCCACGATCGAGCTCGAGGTCGGCAGCGCGGTGAAGTAG
- a CDS encoding putative leader peptide — protein sequence MVLHDVSNETPGMLLVARLHVDLCRLNSAIC from the coding sequence ATGGTTCTTCACGACGTGAGCAACGAGACGCCGGGCATGCTGCTCGTGGCGCGGCTGCACGTCGACCTGTGCAGGTTGAACAGCGCCATCTGTTGA
- a CDS encoding cysteine synthase — protein sequence MRYDSPLAAVGNTPLVRLPRLSPSADVRIWAKLEDRNPTGSIKDRPALHMIEQAEKDGRLTPGCTILEPTSGNTGISLAMAAKLKGYRMVCVMPENTSAERRDLLGMWGAEIISSPAAGGSNTAVRVAKELAAEHPDWVMLYQYGNPDNAGAHYATTGPEILADLPSVTHFVAGLGTTGTLMGVGRYLREHKPDVRIVAAEPRYDDLVYGLRNLDEGFVPELYDASVLTTRFSVGSADAVTRTRELLQQEGIFAGVSTGAALHAAIGVGKKAVKAGESADIVFVVADGGWKYLSTGVYTAATTEEAIETLQGQLWA from the coding sequence ATGCGCTACGACTCCCCGCTGGCCGCCGTGGGCAACACGCCCCTGGTGCGCCTGCCGCGCCTCTCGCCGTCCGCCGACGTCCGGATCTGGGCGAAGCTGGAGGACCGCAACCCGACCGGCTCGATCAAGGACCGGCCCGCCCTGCACATGATCGAGCAGGCGGAGAAGGACGGCAGGCTCACCCCGGGCTGCACGATCCTCGAGCCGACGTCCGGCAACACCGGCATCTCGCTGGCCATGGCGGCCAAGCTCAAGGGCTACCGCATGGTGTGCGTGATGCCCGAGAACACCTCCGCCGAGCGCCGGGACCTGCTCGGCATGTGGGGCGCGGAGATCATCTCCTCCCCGGCCGCGGGCGGCTCCAACACCGCCGTACGCGTGGCGAAGGAACTGGCCGCCGAGCACCCGGACTGGGTGATGCTCTACCAGTACGGCAACCCTGACAACGCCGGCGCCCACTACGCCACCACCGGCCCCGAGATCCTCGCCGACCTGCCCTCGGTCACGCACTTCGTCGCGGGCCTCGGCACGACCGGCACGCTGATGGGCGTCGGCCGCTACCTGCGCGAGCACAAGCCGGACGTGAGGATCGTCGCCGCCGAGCCGCGCTACGACGACCTGGTGTACGGGCTGAGGAACCTCGACGAGGGGTTCGTACCGGAGCTGTACGACGCCTCCGTGCTGACCACCCGCTTCTCCGTCGGTTCGGCGGACGCGGTCACCCGCACTCGTGAACTCCTGCAGCAGGAGGGCATCTTCGCGGGCGTCTCCACCGGCGCGGCCCTGCACGCGGCCATCGGCGTAGGCAAGAAGGCGGTCAAGGCGGGGGAGAGCGCGGACATCGTGTTCGTCGTCGCCGACGGCGGCTGGAAGTACCTCTCGACGGGCGTCTACACCGCGGCCACCACGGAGGAGGCCATCGAGACCCTCCAGGGCCAGCTCTGGGCATAG
- a CDS encoding MoaD/ThiS family protein codes for MAIEVRIPTILRTYTDGQKAVEGTGETLAELFADLETRHPGIQARIVDGEQLRRFVNVYLNDEDVRFLDGITTKVADGDNVTILPAVAGGMR; via the coding sequence ATGGCCATCGAGGTCCGCATCCCCACCATCCTCCGCACCTACACCGACGGTCAGAAGGCGGTGGAGGGCACCGGGGAGACCCTCGCCGAGCTCTTCGCCGACCTCGAGACCCGGCATCCGGGCATCCAGGCCCGCATCGTGGACGGCGAGCAGCTGCGCCGCTTCGTCAACGTCTACCTGAACGACGAGGACGTCCGCTTCCTCGACGGCATCACCACCAAGGTCGCCGACGGCGACAACGTGACGATCCTGCCGGCCGTGGCCGGCGGGATGCGCTGA
- a CDS encoding RDD family protein — MSTEPPPGSEPPPGSEPPSPPGGQPPPPGQGPYGGGPHGGAPYGGAPYGGGPYGGGPYPGDPLAGMPPLADSAKRTLARIVDLILVGIVVGLLSWALRIDEYTMVSDNRLEVGRSVAQSFLGVVLYIAYDTFMVARSGQTLGKKWLGMRVANLQDGSTPSVPTALGRAAVLWIPFWFCCACLWLAIAGGWSFFDRPYKQGLHDKAAKTVVVSTG, encoded by the coding sequence ATGAGCACCGAACCGCCCCCCGGCTCAGAACCGCCCCCCGGCTCAGAACCGCCCTCACCGCCCGGCGGCCAGCCACCGCCTCCCGGCCAGGGCCCGTACGGCGGCGGCCCCCACGGGGGAGCCCCGTACGGCGGTGCCCCGTACGGAGGCGGTCCGTACGGCGGCGGTCCGTACCCCGGCGACCCGCTCGCCGGCATGCCCCCGCTCGCCGACAGCGCCAAGCGCACGCTCGCCCGGATCGTCGACCTGATCCTGGTGGGCATCGTCGTCGGGCTGCTCTCCTGGGCCCTGCGGATCGACGAGTACACGATGGTGAGCGACAACCGGCTCGAGGTCGGCAGATCCGTCGCCCAGTCGTTCCTCGGCGTCGTGCTCTACATCGCCTACGACACCTTCATGGTCGCCCGCTCGGGGCAGACCCTCGGCAAGAAGTGGCTGGGCATGCGGGTGGCCAACCTGCAGGACGGCTCCACTCCGTCCGTCCCGACCGCGCTGGGGCGCGCGGCGGTGCTCTGGATCCCGTTCTGGTTCTGCTGCGCCTGCCTGTGGCTGGCGATCGCCGGCGGCTGGAGCTTCTTCGACCGGCCCTACAAGCAGGGTCTGCACGACAAGGCGGCCAAGACGGTGGTGGTCAGCACCGGTTGA
- a CDS encoding DUF2017 domain-containing protein, with amino-acid sequence MPGHFEPLPGGGAAVALDDVEISIIRSLAVQLLELIGPGPAEDAEADPLAELFAEGPSEPPSDPVLKRLFPDAYCDPEQTPGSTQDAAEQRAYSAEFRRYTENDLRAGKRENALAVIHSLNELAPAGEGGAVLELSPQQARRWLGALNDLRLAIGSRLEITDEDDTDDLYRLPEQDPRKPMVMAYLWLGGLQETLVSTLMP; translated from the coding sequence ATGCCAGGACACTTCGAACCGCTCCCCGGCGGCGGCGCGGCCGTCGCCCTCGACGACGTCGAGATCTCCATCATCCGGTCGCTGGCCGTGCAGCTCCTGGAGCTCATCGGCCCCGGCCCCGCCGAGGACGCCGAGGCCGACCCGCTGGCCGAACTGTTCGCCGAGGGCCCGAGCGAACCGCCCTCCGACCCGGTCCTCAAGCGGCTCTTCCCGGACGCCTACTGCGACCCGGAGCAGACCCCGGGCTCCACGCAGGACGCCGCCGAGCAGCGCGCGTACTCGGCGGAGTTCCGCCGCTACACCGAGAACGACCTGCGCGCCGGCAAGCGGGAGAACGCCCTCGCGGTGATCCACTCGCTCAATGAGCTGGCACCGGCCGGCGAGGGCGGCGCGGTCCTCGAGCTGTCACCGCAGCAGGCCAGGCGGTGGCTCGGCGCGCTCAACGACCTGCGCCTGGCCATCGGCTCCCGGCTGGAGATCACCGACGAGGACGACACCGACGACCTCTACCGGCTCCCGGAGCAGGACCCGCGCAAGCCGATGGTGATGGCGTATCTGTGGCTCGGCGGGCTCCAGGAGACCCTCGTCTCCACACTCATGCCCTGA
- a CDS encoding amino acid permease, which produces MTSAQVGNETRPEEGYERGLGSRQVQMIAIGGAIGVGLFLGAGANIAKAGPSLILMYALAGVIIFFIMRALGELLLYRPVSGSFAEYSREFLGPFFGYFTGWTYWLMWVVTGMAELTAAAIYVNYWFPSVPQWLTALVFLVVLFVANLISVKLFGEIEFWFSMVKVTALIGMIVIGLGVLTFGFSAAGDTASVSNLWQFDGFFPKGIGSSLMTLQGVMFAYLAVELVGVTAGESENPEKTLPKAINTLPWRIALFYVGALTVILCVVKWTEFAAGVSPFVKAFSVIGIPAGAGIVNFVVLTAALSSCNSGMYSTGRMLRTLADNGEAPRVFSRLSASRTPALGITVSVAFMGIGVILNYVVPEKAFGYVTSVATAAGIWTWLMILVSHVLYRRAVNAGRLPASSFPAPGGAVCSWIAIFFLIFVTGLIAYDADSRVCLYVMAVWAAALAVGWAVLKARNPQVTERREPQLEKVG; this is translated from the coding sequence ATGACCTCAGCGCAGGTCGGCAACGAGACTCGGCCCGAAGAGGGCTACGAGCGCGGGCTCGGCAGCCGCCAGGTCCAGATGATCGCGATCGGCGGCGCCATCGGCGTCGGCCTCTTCCTGGGGGCCGGGGCCAACATCGCCAAGGCCGGTCCCAGTCTCATCCTCATGTACGCCCTCGCCGGCGTGATCATCTTCTTCATCATGCGGGCGCTCGGCGAGCTTCTGCTCTACCGCCCGGTCTCGGGCTCCTTCGCGGAGTACTCGCGGGAGTTCCTCGGCCCGTTCTTCGGCTACTTCACCGGCTGGACGTACTGGCTGATGTGGGTGGTGACCGGCATGGCCGAGCTGACGGCCGCCGCGATCTACGTCAACTACTGGTTCCCGTCCGTCCCGCAGTGGCTGACGGCGCTGGTCTTCCTCGTGGTGCTGTTCGTGGCCAACCTGATCTCGGTGAAGCTGTTCGGCGAGATCGAGTTCTGGTTCTCCATGGTCAAGGTGACCGCCCTCATCGGCATGATCGTCATCGGCCTCGGCGTGCTGACGTTCGGCTTCAGCGCGGCCGGCGACACCGCATCGGTCTCCAACCTCTGGCAGTTCGACGGCTTCTTCCCCAAGGGCATCGGCTCCTCGCTGATGACCCTGCAGGGCGTCATGTTCGCCTACCTCGCCGTCGAACTGGTCGGCGTCACCGCCGGCGAGTCCGAGAACCCGGAGAAGACCCTCCCCAAGGCGATCAACACCCTGCCCTGGCGCATCGCCCTCTTCTACGTCGGCGCCCTCACCGTCATCCTCTGCGTGGTGAAGTGGACCGAGTTCGCGGCCGGCGTCAGCCCGTTCGTGAAGGCGTTCTCCGTCATCGGCATCCCGGCCGGCGCCGGCATCGTCAACTTCGTCGTCCTGACCGCGGCCCTGTCCTCCTGCAACTCGGGCATGTACTCCACGGGCCGCATGCTGCGCACCCTGGCGGACAACGGCGAGGCCCCCAGGGTCTTCAGCCGCCTGTCCGCCTCCCGGACCCCGGCGCTCGGCATCACCGTCTCCGTCGCCTTCATGGGCATCGGCGTGATCCTCAACTACGTCGTCCCGGAGAAGGCGTTCGGCTACGTCACCTCCGTCGCCACCGCGGCCGGCATCTGGACCTGGCTGATGATCCTGGTCAGCCACGTCCTCTACCGCCGCGCGGTGAACGCGGGCCGGCTGCCCGCCTCCTCCTTCCCGGCGCCGGGCGGCGCGGTGTGCAGCTGGATCGCGATCTTCTTCCTGATCTTCGTCACCGGCCTGATCGCCTACGACGCCGACTCCCGCGTCTGCCTGTACGTCATGGCCGTGTGGGCCGCTGCCCTCGCCGTCGGCTGGGCGGTCCTCAAGGCCCGCAACCCGCAGGTCACCGAGCGCCGGGAACCGCAACTGGAGAAGGTCGGCTGA
- a CDS encoding nicotinate phosphoribosyltransferase — protein MDVADLGLPVDVPSTALFTDHYELTMLQAALKAGTAERRSVFEVFTRRLPEGRRYGVVAGTGRVLDAVENFRFDAGVLRFLRERKVVDEATLEWLAGYRFGGDIWGYPEGEVYFPGSPIMRVEGSFGECVLLETVILSILNHDSAIAAAASRMSSAAGERPLIEMGARRTHELAAVAASRAAYVGGFTSTSDLAAGFRYNIPTVGTSAHAFTLLHDRERDAFQAQVDSLGRDTTLLVDTYDVAEAVRTAVEIAGPELGAVRIDSGDLLLVAHRVRQQLDELGARNTKIIVTSDLDEYAIASLAVAPVDAYGVGTQLVTGSGHPTCSMVYKLVARAESADPRAPLKPVAKKSSGGKTSVGGRKWAARRLDAHGIAETEVVGTGPVPDDLVDRQLLVELVKGGEVVAREPLDVVRDRHAAARDSLPLSATQLSRGEPVLPTEYVHGGSGS, from the coding sequence GTGGACGTAGCGGACCTTGGGCTGCCGGTGGACGTTCCCTCGACAGCGCTCTTCACCGACCACTACGAGCTGACGATGCTGCAGGCCGCCCTGAAGGCCGGGACCGCCGAGCGGCGGAGCGTCTTCGAGGTCTTCACCCGGCGGCTGCCGGAGGGGCGCCGGTACGGCGTTGTGGCCGGCACCGGGCGGGTGCTGGACGCGGTGGAGAACTTCCGCTTCGACGCGGGCGTCCTGCGCTTCCTGCGCGAGAGGAAGGTCGTCGACGAGGCGACGCTCGAGTGGCTCGCCGGCTACCGCTTCGGCGGTGACATCTGGGGCTACCCCGAGGGCGAGGTCTACTTCCCGGGCTCGCCGATCATGCGGGTCGAGGGGTCGTTCGGCGAATGCGTGCTGCTGGAGACCGTGATCCTGTCGATCCTCAACCACGACTCGGCGATCGCGGCCGCCGCCTCCCGCATGTCCTCGGCCGCCGGCGAGCGGCCGCTGATCGAGATGGGCGCCCGCCGCACCCACGAGCTGGCCGCGGTCGCCGCCTCCCGGGCCGCCTACGTCGGCGGCTTCACCTCCACCTCCGACCTGGCCGCCGGCTTCCGCTACAACATCCCGACCGTGGGCACCTCCGCGCACGCCTTCACACTGCTGCACGACCGGGAGCGGGACGCCTTCCAGGCCCAGGTCGACTCCCTCGGCCGGGACACCACACTGCTGGTGGACACCTACGACGTCGCCGAGGCGGTCCGTACGGCCGTCGAGATCGCCGGGCCGGAGCTGGGCGCGGTGCGCATCGACTCCGGTGACCTGCTGCTGGTCGCGCACCGGGTGCGGCAGCAGCTGGACGAGCTCGGCGCCCGGAACACGAAGATCATCGTGACCTCGGACCTCGACGAGTACGCCATCGCCTCGCTCGCGGTTGCGCCCGTGGACGCGTACGGGGTCGGCACCCAGCTCGTCACCGGCTCCGGCCACCCGACCTGCTCGATGGTCTACAAGCTGGTGGCGCGCGCCGAGTCCGCCGACCCGCGGGCGCCGCTGAAGCCGGTGGCGAAGAAGTCCAGCGGCGGCAAGACCTCGGTCGGCGGCCGCAAGTGGGCGGCGCGGCGGCTGGACGCGCACGGGATCGCGGAGACCGAGGTCGTGGGCACCGGACCGGTACCGGACGACCTGGTCGACCGGCAGCTCCTGGTGGAGCTGGTCAAGGGCGGCGAGGTCGTCGCCCGCGAGCCGCTGGACGTCGTACGGGACCGGCACGCGGCCGCCCGCGACAGCCTGCCGCTGTCGGCGACCCAGCTGTCACGAGGGGAACCCGTCCTTCCGACGGAGTACGTGCACGGGGGCTCGGGTAGCTAA
- the clpS gene encoding ATP-dependent Clp protease adapter ClpS, protein MGTVTSPAPLEIERTEPAEEEFAVPEPDVPWITIVHNDPVNLMSYVTYVFQSYFGYSKDKATKLMLDVHHKGRAVVSSGTREEMERDVQAMHGYGLWATLQQDRK, encoded by the coding sequence ATGGGCACTGTGACGTCACCTGCTCCCCTAGAGATCGAACGCACCGAGCCGGCGGAGGAAGAGTTCGCCGTCCCCGAGCCCGACGTCCCCTGGATCACGATCGTGCACAACGACCCGGTCAACCTCATGAGCTATGTGACGTACGTCTTCCAGTCGTACTTCGGCTACTCCAAGGACAAGGCCACCAAGCTCATGCTCGACGTCCACCACAAGGGCCGGGCGGTCGTCTCCAGCGGAACCCGCGAGGAGATGGAGCGCGACGTGCAGGCCATGCACGGTTACGGTCTGTGGGCGACGCTCCAGCAGGACCGCAAATAG